In a genomic window of Carassius carassius chromosome 43, fCarCar2.1, whole genome shotgun sequence:
- the LOC132125237 gene encoding nuclear factor of activated T-cells 5-like isoform X3, with the protein MSQKSGGEAGPPPPAALASDAAATCAAASSPGGLSTLPSCPSMLSATSAPEQASRLHSGPAAEGMPERMGVEPGSVVSVSAVDTVGATQSQATPSKRRTVLSISPPPEDLLDDSRMSCQDDVLPNPDSEQSSSMWMDDSVSNFSMGSSSSYNDNTEVPRKSRKRTPRQRPGPKPAAREEASMDVFDADSAKAPHFVLSQLGSDTKVTPKVSSLEVSNNQKGGILSIQYPQKSEGKELKILIQPETQHRARYLTEGSRGSVKDRTQQGFPTIKLEGVSEPVVLQVFVANDAGRVKPHGFYQACRVTGRNTTACKEVDIEGTTVIEVNLELTNSMTLAVDCVGILKLRNADVEARIGVAGSKKKSTRARLAFRVNIPRPDGSVLTLQALSSPILCTQPAGVPEILKKSLHSGSVTGGEEVFIIGKNFLKGTKVLFQENSTDESGWQAEAEIDMELFHQNHLVVKVPPYHDQTVTSPVSVGIAVVTNAGKTHDLQPFIYTPLTEKVEIPVKSELPVTVKACTFEEQIKAMQTETSCLNNVLMLPMVKREEPMEVSCNAAPSDIFKPVEALSSTQQILEISTVLPAATESFPSPVALQPIDSQQPSAQIFTTQETLSTIQKQDIPSPASFQVSLSEDTTVLQPVPPQVPQQFLRETPETLSPEDNSADDSGMVLLGIDSRNPPPQRSDRVQTLLPQDGVAQLERAVRELQAQQQLNSVLYSPTPSAEILQQHVQENMNSLRLGGNETTLTNQLQQKQEQNILENLQHQQQKALVDLQHQQTVLENLQQHQKVLENLQQQALGNIQQQQTHKVLENLQHQQQHHQNVLENIQQQSSIVTLQHQKVLDNLQQQQQHQKNLETLQHQEVIENLKQQLQSELLQTQIPMQCTPSFASEQQSSTQTNTLSQPSEGFLQNPPQQQLQQQTTLFQQTGGLMTIQTSSFLQQPSSQPSPPQPLFQTHNPLTETQDSQTVLFGTTKSPQVQATLFPGTMTMLTSTNLPTDQQAPSTSLFIAQSVLPSQLSSDNNLNQQQQQIAFLTPMQTSGTEAQTVSIFQGQAQLSTLMEQQKSPQQQQQMATPQQATLFPNIATISPNQAQPPTQTGILFCTTTINPHDLPQALLFSGQNQASLASDRLPENVFQEQQPMQVVPSSENVTVNNTSNQPTASAAQPTPNTPIIFPQASVVSVAQQDSAEPMSFQDQSTVVSDSSANMPSTRTELFQDQQPMQVVPSATSVTPVSPTDQPSVNIFLPQSAISALQGGVSAQELPTTATAATIFSGQSGVAGGSLQNTTSSAPHQTPSQLFQTAIGGTLSQPGQPGQAGLFLFEIPSVECGPLMNSPGPSLSDQLVTMGHPGSDQTQLQTSAQIHPLLDQSNNLDDKIDELLEHFQEHEKTLPRDFLDH; encoded by the exons ATGAGCCAGAAGAGCGGAGGAGAGGCCGGACCTCCTCCTCCGGCGGCCCTGGCCTCAG ATGCTGCTGCCACTTGCGCCGCTGCCTCCTCCCCTGGAGGACTCAGTACACTTCCTTCCTGTCCCAGCATGCTCTCTGCTACCTCAGCCCCAGAGCAGGCTTCCAGGCTCCACAGCGGTCCTGCCGCAGAGGGGATGCCAGAGAGGATGGGTGTGGAGCCTGGATCAGTGGTGTCTGTCAGTGCGGTAGATACTGTCGGAGCCACACAGAGCCAGGCGACTCCCTCGAAGCGGCGGACCGTCCTGAGCATCTCGCCCCCTCCAGAGGACCTGCTGGATGACAGTCGCATGTCCTGCCAGGATGATGTGCTTCCCAACCCGGACTCGGAGCAGAGCAGCAGTATGTGGATGGATGACTCTGTGTCCAACTTTAGCATGGGCAGCAGCAGTTCATACAACGACAATACTGAAGTGCCCAGAAAGTCCCGGAAGAGAACTCCTCGCCAGCGGCCGGGGCCAAAGCCTGCGGCCCGAGAAGAAGCCAGCATGGACGTGTTTGATGCAGACAGCGCTAAAGCGCCGCACTTTGTTCTTTCACAATTGGGTTCAGACACCAAAGTCACACCCAAAGTGAG CTCCCTGGAAGTGTCAAACAATCAGAAGGGGGGCATTCTTTCCATTCAATACCCTCAGAAGAGCGAAGGGAAGGAACTGAAGATCTTGATTCAGCCGGAGACGCAGCACAGAGCACGATACCTGACGGAGGGAAGTAGGGGATCCGTCAAAGACCGTACACAGCAAGGATTTCCTACAATCAAA TTAGAGGGAGTCAGTGAACCAGTGGTGCTCCAAGTGTTTGTGGCTAATGACGCTGGACGTGTGAAGCCTCATGGGTTTTATCAAGCCTGCAGAGTGACGGGCCGCAACACAACGGCCTGTAAGGAAGTGGATATCGAAGGGACCACAGTTATTGAAGTGAACCTTGAGCTGACCAACTCTATGACCCTAGC CGTGGACTGTGTTGGCATCTTGAAGCTGAGGAATGCCGATGTTGAAGCTCGTATAGGGGTTGCTGGCTCCAAAAAGAAGAGCACACGAGCTCGTTTGGCCTTTAGAGTCAACATCCCGAGACCTGATGGATCTGTCCTAACCCTCCAGGCCCTCTCCTCTCCTATCTTATGTA CTCAACCAGCTGGAGTGCCTGAAATCCTTAAAAAGAGTCTTCACAGTGGCTCTGTCACAGGGGGAGAGGAAGTCTTTATCATCGGAAAGAACTTTCTCAAAGGAACCAAAGTTCTTTTTCAGGAAAATTCTACAG ATGAAAGTGGCTGGCAGGCCGAAGCAGAAATTGACATGGAACTTTTTCATCAG AATCATCTAGTGGTGAAGGTCCCCCCATATCATGACCAGACAGTGACCTCCCCGGTGTCCGTAGGGATTGCTGTAGTGACAAACGCAGGGAAAACACATGATCTACAGCCTTTTATCTACACTCCTCTAACAG AGAAGGTTGAAATACCAGTGAAATCAGAACTGCCAGTCACAGTCAAGGCTTGTACCTTTGAAGAGCAGATAAAAG CAATGCAAACTGAGACCAGTTGTCTAAACAATGTCTTAATGTTACCTATGGTCAAACGTGAAGAACCTATGGAAGTTTCCTGTAATGCAGCACCTTCAGACATTTTTAAG cctGTAGAGGCCCTTAGTTCAACCCAACAAATCTTGGAGATAAGTACTGTGCTTCCCGCTGCCACTGAGTCTTTTCCAAGTCCTGTGGCTCTTCAACCCATTGACTCACAACAGCCATCAGCTCAAATATTTACAACTCAAGAAACCTTATCCACCATACAGAAGCAGGACATACCTTCACCTGCATCGTTCCAAGTGTCTTTGTCGGAAGACACAACAGTTCTCCAGCCTGTTCCCCCTCAGGTCCCTCAGCAGTTCTTGCGGGAAACCCCAGAAACTTTGTCTCCAGAGGATAACAGTGCAGATGACAGTGGAATGGTATTGTTGGGCATAGACTCTCGGAATCCTCCACCCCAGCGTTCAGACAGAGTTCAGACTCTTTTGCCCCAGGATGGTGTTGCACAGCTAGAGAGAGCAGTAAGAGAGCTGCAAGCACAACAACAGCTAAATTCTGTACTTTATAGCCCGACACCATCTGCAGAGATCCTTCAGCAACATGTCCAGGAAAACATGAACAGTTTAAGGTTGGGTGGAAATGAGACAACTCTAACAAACCAGCTACAGCAGAAGCAAGAGCAGAATATATTAGAGAATCTGCAGCATCAGCAACAGAAAGCACTTGTGGATCTGCAACATCAACAGACAGTCCTTGAAAATTTGCAGCAACATCAGAAGGTCTTGGAAAATCTCCAGCAACAGGCTCTTGGCAACATTCAGCAGCAGCAGACACACAAAGTTTTGGAGAATCTACAGCATCAACAGCAGCACCACCAGAATGTCCTGGAAAACATTCAGCAGCAAAGTTCCATAGTGACTCTGCAGCACCAAAAAGTTCTTGATAATCTTCAACAGCAGCAACAGCATCAGAAAAATTTAGAAACTCTTCAGCATCAGGAAGTAATAGAGAACCTAAAGCAACAATTGCAGTCAGAGCTCTTGCAGACACAGATTCCAATGCAGTGCACACCTAGCTTCGCTAGCGAACAGCAAAGCTCCACACAGACTAATACTCTATCGCAGCCCTCTGAAGGCTTCCTCCAGAACCCACCACAGCAGCAGTTGCAGCAGCAAACTACTCTTTTCCAACAGACAGGTGGTCTTATGACCATTCAGACATCAAGCTTTCTGCAGCAGCCATCCTCTCAACCCTCACCTCCACAGCCTCTTTTTCAAACTCATAACCCCTTGACTGAAACGCAAGACTCGCAGACAGTACTCTTTGGAACCACAAAGTCACCACAAGTCCAAGCAACTTTATTTCCTGGTACCATGACAATGCTAACAAGCACCAATCTACCTACAGATCAGCAGGCTCCTTCAACTAGCCTGTTTATTGCGCAGAGTGTGTTGCCTAGCCAGCTATCATCAGACAATAACCTGAACCAGCAGCAGCAACAGATAGCTTTCCTTACACCCATGCAGACATCTGGAACAGAAGCTCAGACTGTCTCAATATTTCAGGGACAAGCACAGTTGTCCACCCTAATGGAACAACAAAAGTCtccccaacaacaacaacagatggCAACACCCCAACAGGCCACTCTTTTTCCAAATATTGCCACAATATCCCCAAATCAAGCACAGCCACCAACACAGACAGGCATATTGTTCTGTACCACAACCATTAATCCCCATGATCTGCCCCAGGCTCTGCTGTTCAGTGGCCAGAACCAAGCTTCACTAGCAAGTGACCGTCTCCCAGAGAATGTCTTTCAGGAGCAGCAACCCATGCAAGTTGTTCCCAGCTCTGAAAATGTTACTGTGAACAACACTTCAAACCAGCCCACTGCCTCAGCAGCCCAGCCAACTCCGAATACACCAATTATTTTTCCACAAGCCAGTGTTGTAAGTGTTGCCCAACAAGATTCGGCAGAGCCCATGTCTTTTCAAGACCAGAGCACCGTTGTGAGTGACTCGTCTGCCAATATGCCTTCAACACGGACAGAACTTTTTCAGGACCAGCAACCTATGCAGGTTGTCCCCAGTGCCACCAGCGTAACCCCTGTCTCTCCTACGGACCAACCTTCTGTCAACATTTTTTTGCCTCAGTCAGCAATTTCGGCCCTGCAAGGTGGTGTAAGTGCTCAGGAGTTACCTACAACTGCCACAGCAGCCACCATCTTTAGTGGACAGAGTGGTGTGGCGGGCGGCAGTCTCCAGAACACCACATCTTCCGCCCCTCACCAAACTCCCAGTCAACTCTTTCAGACAGCTATTGGGGGAACTCTCAGCCAACCTGGACAGCCAGGACAAGCAGGACTTTTTCTTTTTGAGATTCCCAGTG TAGAATGTGGACCGCTAATGAATTCTCCTGGTCCGTCATTGTCAGATCAGCTTGTCACCATGGGCCATCCTGGTTCTGATCAGACCCAGCTTCAAACTAGTGCACAGATTCACCCCTTACTGGACCAGTCCAACAACCTTGATGATAAGATCGACGAACTTCTGGAACATTTTCAGGAGCACGAAAAGACGCTTCCTAGGGATTTCTTGGACCATTAA
- the LOC132125237 gene encoding nuclear factor of activated T-cells 5-like isoform X4 has translation MLSATSAPEQASRLHSGPAAEGMPERMGVEPGSVVSVSAVDTVGATQSQATPSKRRTVLSISPPPEDLLDDSRMSCQDDVLPNPDSEQSSSMWMDDSVSNFSMGSSSSYNDNTEVPRKSRKRTPRQRPGPKPAAREEASMDVFDADSAKAPHFVLSQLGSDTKVTPKVSSLEVSNNQKGGILSIQYPQKSEGKELKILIQPETQHRARYLTEGSRGSVKDRTQQGFPTIKLEGVSEPVVLQVFVANDAGRVKPHGFYQACRVTGRNTTACKEVDIEGTTVIEVNLELTNSMTLAVDCVGILKLRNADVEARIGVAGSKKKSTRARLAFRVNIPRPDGSVLTLQALSSPILCTQPAGVPEILKKSLHSGSVTGGEEVFIIGKNFLKGTKVLFQENSTDESGWQAEAEIDMELFHQNHLVVKVPPYHDQTVTSPVSVGIAVVTNAGKTHDLQPFIYTPLTEKVEIPVKSELPVTVKACTFEEQIKAMQTETSCLNNVLMLPMVKREEPMEVSCNAAPSDIFKPVEALSSTQQILEISTVLPAATESFPSPVALQPIDSQQPSAQIFTTQETLSTIQKQDIPSPASFQVSLSEDTTVLQPVPPQVPQQFLRETPETLSPEDNSADDSGMVLLGIDSRNPPPQRSDRVQTLLPQDGVAQLERAVRELQAQQQLNSVLYSPTPSAEILQQHVQENMNSLRLGGNETTLTNQLQQKQEQNILENLQHQQQKALVDLQHQQTVLENLQQHQKVLENLQQQALGNIQQQQTHKVLENLQHQQQHHQNVLENIQQQSSIVTLQHQKVLDNLQQQQQHQKNLETLQHQEVIENLKQQLQSELLQTQIPMQCTPSFASEQQSSTQTNTLSQPSEGFLQNPPQQQLQQQTTLFQQTGGLMTIQTSSFLQQPSSQPSPPQPLFQTHNPLTETQDSQTVLFGTTKSPQVQATLFPGTMTMLTSTNLPTDQQAPSTSLFIAQSVLPSQLSSDNNLNQQQQQIAFLTPMQTSGTEAQTVSIFQGQAQLSTLMEQQKSPQQQQQMATPQQATLFPNIATISPNQAQPPTQTGILFCTTTINPHDLPQALLFSGQNQASLASDRLPENVFQEQQPMQVVPSSENVTVNNTSNQPTASAAQPTPNTPIIFPQASVVSVAQQDSAEPMSFQDQSTVVSDSSANMPSTRTELFQDQQPMQVVPSATSVTPVSPTDQPSVNIFLPQSAISALQGGVSAQELPTTATAATIFSGQSGVAGGSLQNTTSSAPHQTPSQLFQTAIGGTLSQPGQPGQAGLFLFEIPSVECGPLMNSPGPSLSDQLVTMGHPGSDQTQLQTSAQIHPLLDQSNNLDDKIDELLEHFQEHEKTLPRDFLDH, from the exons ATGCTCTCTGCTACCTCAGCCCCAGAGCAGGCTTCCAGGCTCCACAGCGGTCCTGCCGCAGAGGGGATGCCAGAGAGGATGGGTGTGGAGCCTGGATCAGTGGTGTCTGTCAGTGCGGTAGATACTGTCGGAGCCACACAGAGCCAGGCGACTCCCTCGAAGCGGCGGACCGTCCTGAGCATCTCGCCCCCTCCAGAGGACCTGCTGGATGACAGTCGCATGTCCTGCCAGGATGATGTGCTTCCCAACCCGGACTCGGAGCAGAGCAGCAGTATGTGGATGGATGACTCTGTGTCCAACTTTAGCATGGGCAGCAGCAGTTCATACAACGACAATACTGAAGTGCCCAGAAAGTCCCGGAAGAGAACTCCTCGCCAGCGGCCGGGGCCAAAGCCTGCGGCCCGAGAAGAAGCCAGCATGGACGTGTTTGATGCAGACAGCGCTAAAGCGCCGCACTTTGTTCTTTCACAATTGGGTTCAGACACCAAAGTCACACCCAAAGTGAG CTCCCTGGAAGTGTCAAACAATCAGAAGGGGGGCATTCTTTCCATTCAATACCCTCAGAAGAGCGAAGGGAAGGAACTGAAGATCTTGATTCAGCCGGAGACGCAGCACAGAGCACGATACCTGACGGAGGGAAGTAGGGGATCCGTCAAAGACCGTACACAGCAAGGATTTCCTACAATCAAA TTAGAGGGAGTCAGTGAACCAGTGGTGCTCCAAGTGTTTGTGGCTAATGACGCTGGACGTGTGAAGCCTCATGGGTTTTATCAAGCCTGCAGAGTGACGGGCCGCAACACAACGGCCTGTAAGGAAGTGGATATCGAAGGGACCACAGTTATTGAAGTGAACCTTGAGCTGACCAACTCTATGACCCTAGC CGTGGACTGTGTTGGCATCTTGAAGCTGAGGAATGCCGATGTTGAAGCTCGTATAGGGGTTGCTGGCTCCAAAAAGAAGAGCACACGAGCTCGTTTGGCCTTTAGAGTCAACATCCCGAGACCTGATGGATCTGTCCTAACCCTCCAGGCCCTCTCCTCTCCTATCTTATGTA CTCAACCAGCTGGAGTGCCTGAAATCCTTAAAAAGAGTCTTCACAGTGGCTCTGTCACAGGGGGAGAGGAAGTCTTTATCATCGGAAAGAACTTTCTCAAAGGAACCAAAGTTCTTTTTCAGGAAAATTCTACAG ATGAAAGTGGCTGGCAGGCCGAAGCAGAAATTGACATGGAACTTTTTCATCAG AATCATCTAGTGGTGAAGGTCCCCCCATATCATGACCAGACAGTGACCTCCCCGGTGTCCGTAGGGATTGCTGTAGTGACAAACGCAGGGAAAACACATGATCTACAGCCTTTTATCTACACTCCTCTAACAG AGAAGGTTGAAATACCAGTGAAATCAGAACTGCCAGTCACAGTCAAGGCTTGTACCTTTGAAGAGCAGATAAAAG CAATGCAAACTGAGACCAGTTGTCTAAACAATGTCTTAATGTTACCTATGGTCAAACGTGAAGAACCTATGGAAGTTTCCTGTAATGCAGCACCTTCAGACATTTTTAAG cctGTAGAGGCCCTTAGTTCAACCCAACAAATCTTGGAGATAAGTACTGTGCTTCCCGCTGCCACTGAGTCTTTTCCAAGTCCTGTGGCTCTTCAACCCATTGACTCACAACAGCCATCAGCTCAAATATTTACAACTCAAGAAACCTTATCCACCATACAGAAGCAGGACATACCTTCACCTGCATCGTTCCAAGTGTCTTTGTCGGAAGACACAACAGTTCTCCAGCCTGTTCCCCCTCAGGTCCCTCAGCAGTTCTTGCGGGAAACCCCAGAAACTTTGTCTCCAGAGGATAACAGTGCAGATGACAGTGGAATGGTATTGTTGGGCATAGACTCTCGGAATCCTCCACCCCAGCGTTCAGACAGAGTTCAGACTCTTTTGCCCCAGGATGGTGTTGCACAGCTAGAGAGAGCAGTAAGAGAGCTGCAAGCACAACAACAGCTAAATTCTGTACTTTATAGCCCGACACCATCTGCAGAGATCCTTCAGCAACATGTCCAGGAAAACATGAACAGTTTAAGGTTGGGTGGAAATGAGACAACTCTAACAAACCAGCTACAGCAGAAGCAAGAGCAGAATATATTAGAGAATCTGCAGCATCAGCAACAGAAAGCACTTGTGGATCTGCAACATCAACAGACAGTCCTTGAAAATTTGCAGCAACATCAGAAGGTCTTGGAAAATCTCCAGCAACAGGCTCTTGGCAACATTCAGCAGCAGCAGACACACAAAGTTTTGGAGAATCTACAGCATCAACAGCAGCACCACCAGAATGTCCTGGAAAACATTCAGCAGCAAAGTTCCATAGTGACTCTGCAGCACCAAAAAGTTCTTGATAATCTTCAACAGCAGCAACAGCATCAGAAAAATTTAGAAACTCTTCAGCATCAGGAAGTAATAGAGAACCTAAAGCAACAATTGCAGTCAGAGCTCTTGCAGACACAGATTCCAATGCAGTGCACACCTAGCTTCGCTAGCGAACAGCAAAGCTCCACACAGACTAATACTCTATCGCAGCCCTCTGAAGGCTTCCTCCAGAACCCACCACAGCAGCAGTTGCAGCAGCAAACTACTCTTTTCCAACAGACAGGTGGTCTTATGACCATTCAGACATCAAGCTTTCTGCAGCAGCCATCCTCTCAACCCTCACCTCCACAGCCTCTTTTTCAAACTCATAACCCCTTGACTGAAACGCAAGACTCGCAGACAGTACTCTTTGGAACCACAAAGTCACCACAAGTCCAAGCAACTTTATTTCCTGGTACCATGACAATGCTAACAAGCACCAATCTACCTACAGATCAGCAGGCTCCTTCAACTAGCCTGTTTATTGCGCAGAGTGTGTTGCCTAGCCAGCTATCATCAGACAATAACCTGAACCAGCAGCAGCAACAGATAGCTTTCCTTACACCCATGCAGACATCTGGAACAGAAGCTCAGACTGTCTCAATATTTCAGGGACAAGCACAGTTGTCCACCCTAATGGAACAACAAAAGTCtccccaacaacaacaacagatggCAACACCCCAACAGGCCACTCTTTTTCCAAATATTGCCACAATATCCCCAAATCAAGCACAGCCACCAACACAGACAGGCATATTGTTCTGTACCACAACCATTAATCCCCATGATCTGCCCCAGGCTCTGCTGTTCAGTGGCCAGAACCAAGCTTCACTAGCAAGTGACCGTCTCCCAGAGAATGTCTTTCAGGAGCAGCAACCCATGCAAGTTGTTCCCAGCTCTGAAAATGTTACTGTGAACAACACTTCAAACCAGCCCACTGCCTCAGCAGCCCAGCCAACTCCGAATACACCAATTATTTTTCCACAAGCCAGTGTTGTAAGTGTTGCCCAACAAGATTCGGCAGAGCCCATGTCTTTTCAAGACCAGAGCACCGTTGTGAGTGACTCGTCTGCCAATATGCCTTCAACACGGACAGAACTTTTTCAGGACCAGCAACCTATGCAGGTTGTCCCCAGTGCCACCAGCGTAACCCCTGTCTCTCCTACGGACCAACCTTCTGTCAACATTTTTTTGCCTCAGTCAGCAATTTCGGCCCTGCAAGGTGGTGTAAGTGCTCAGGAGTTACCTACAACTGCCACAGCAGCCACCATCTTTAGTGGACAGAGTGGTGTGGCGGGCGGCAGTCTCCAGAACACCACATCTTCCGCCCCTCACCAAACTCCCAGTCAACTCTTTCAGACAGCTATTGGGGGAACTCTCAGCCAACCTGGACAGCCAGGACAAGCAGGACTTTTTCTTTTTGAGATTCCCAGTG TAGAATGTGGACCGCTAATGAATTCTCCTGGTCCGTCATTGTCAGATCAGCTTGTCACCATGGGCCATCCTGGTTCTGATCAGACCCAGCTTCAAACTAGTGCACAGATTCACCCCTTACTGGACCAGTCCAACAACCTTGATGATAAGATCGACGAACTTCTGGAACATTTTCAGGAGCACGAAAAGACGCTTCCTAGGGATTTCTTGGACCATTAA